The genomic region GGCGAGGGCCTTCGCGACGTCGTTCGCCTGTTCGAGCGGGTTGGCCCCGGGAACCATCCGGTAGTTTATCGACACGAGGATGAAGCCCCTGGGAAGCCAGTGGTTCACCTTGTTGGCGACCACGCCGGGATTGGCCTTGTCGCCGCGCGACCAGCCGCCGCCGTGAACCATGACGAGGATCGGCGCGCCCTCGGCTTTCGCCGGCCGATAGAGATCGAGGCGTTGCGCCGGATCGGCGCCATAGGCGATGTCGCGTTCGATCCGCGCGCCGGGCGGCGGCACCGGCTTCATCGATGCCCGCCCCGCCCATTGCCCCCGGATGGCGCCAAACCCGCGCTGCTGCGCCGTCACGGTCGAGCCGGTCATGGCCAGAACGATGGCCGGGCCGGTGAGAAATGCCTTGATCGTTCCGGTCATTTGCCGATTCCCCCGACAGCCTCTAGCGAGTTGTTTCCTGATCCGCGGCGATGATCATGTCGCGCGCCGCGCGCAGATCCCCGACCACCTCGGGCAGGCGATATTTCAGGAAGAAGACGCCGTAGAGGCCGCTGCGCCGGTCGATCCACGGGAACGTTCCGAACGCGCCGGGGCTGGAGACCAGCCAGCAGCGGTCACTGCCGCTCTCCACCGCGTCGCACCAATTGCCCAGCGCGTATTTGTCGATATCGCCCGCGCCGGGTGGGAGATAGGCCATCCGCCGGCCCCGGGTCTGCCAGGTCTCCATCCGGTCTACCGCCTCGGCAGACAGGATGCGCTTGCCGCGATAGACGCCGCCCGCCGCCAGCATGGTGAGGAACTTCGCATAGTCTTCGGCGGTGGTATAGACGCCGGCCTGCAGATTGGGGTTGTGCACCGCCGCCGGCTTCAATTCCGGGTTCAGCGGATTGGCCCAATAAGTATGGGTCATGCCCAGCGGGCCAGCGATCCGTTCCTGGAACAATGTCGCCCAACTCTTGCCTGTCGCTTGCTCCACGAGGGCGCCGGCCACCTGCATCGAAGGCCCGCCATAGCGGAACGTCGTGCCCGGCTCATCGACCAGCGGCCGCGCCGCCACTTGCGCGGCGGCTTCGGCCAGGGAGATGCGCGGATCCTGGCGCAGGTCGAACATATCCGGCTTCAGCCCACCCTGACCGGCGGTGAACGACAACAATTCGCGCAGGGTGATCTGTCCCGCGCGGCCGGTGAATTGCGGCAGCAGCTTGCCGATCGGTTCGTCCAGCTTGAGCTTGCCCTCGTCGACCACGGTCATCACCAGGCTCGCGGTCATCCATTTGGAGGCGGATGCGACGGCCAACCGGGCGTCGGGTGCGATGGCGCCTTCGTCGAGACGGTAGAGCAGTCGCCCGTTCTTCAACACCAGGGCGGTGACGCCCGGCGCGCCGTCGCGGGACACGACCTGTCGCAGCTTGGCCGCCAGCCCCGGCGGCGGGCTTTCGGCCAGCGCGGCGGAGACCGTCAGGCCGGCCGCGATCGTCGCGGCGACAATCGATCTTGTCACGGATAACGCTCTGCGCATGATTTTCTCCGGCGCGGGCCGGCGCTGACGCCTCACCATTTGAAGGTCAATTGCAGGCCGTAGGTACGCGGCTGGCTCCAGCGTCGCACGCTGGTGGCCTCCATCGTGATGTAGGTGGTGTTGAACAGGTTGTTCGCCCAGGCGGACAGCTCCAGCGGCCCCTGCCGCGCGCCGAGCCGCGCATTGAAAATCTGGTAATCGTGGAGGTCTGGCGTCTGGGCGATCTCCTGCACCCCGCCGAAGCGGCCGCTATACACCAGATTGACGAACGCGGTCGTGTCCGGCGTCACGGGATGGCTGTAATTGAGGTTGGCCGAGGTCAGGTAGTGCGGCAATTGCGGAGGGGCGTCGCCGTCATATATCCCGGCGGTGATCTTGCCTTCCTGGAAAGAGCCTCCAAAAGTCCCGGCCAGCATCCCGCCGGCCAGCGCCAGCCTGACCGTCGCTTCCGCCTCCACGCCATAGAGTCGTGCCTTGCCGCCGTCGGTGGCAAAAGGGGTGGGCGCGCGCGGACAGACGGCGTTGGTGGGCCGGCAGCCGTTGTCCACCTGAATAATGAGGTTGGTCACGTCCGTGTAATAGGCCGCGAGCGTGACATAGAGCCCACGGCTCAGGTTGCCCTTGGCGCCCACTTCATAGGACAGCGTGTTCTCGTTGCCATAGCTTACCGGGATCGGGATCGGCTGCTGCGGCACGCCCAGATTGGAATTGAAGCCACCTGCGCGAAAGCCGGTGCCCGCCTTCAGATACCCCATCCATTCCGGGCTGAATTTATAGGATGCGGTTGCATCCCACGAGATGTTGGTCGGGTTGAAATGCGCGTCGATCAGCTTGCCCGGCACGGCGGTCGCGGTGGTCAGGTCGAACTGGTTCGTCTGGAAGGATTTGCTGTCGTTGGTGTAACGGACCTGTCCGGTGACGTCGAAGCCGTTCTGAAAGTCGTATTCAAGGCTGCCATAGGCCGCCCATGACCGCAGTTGCTGGGCGCTGATCGTGACGGTCCCGGCGCTTGGGCTGGCTTTGGTCGGCGTTCGCGTGGCGGTGATGTTGCTGTCGTCGTCGAGGTGCAGATATTCGGCACCCGCGAGCCACTTCCAATGTCCGCCGAAATCACCGGAGATGTAGAGTTCCTGATTGAAGCTCCTGGTGTGCCCGCGATTTTGCTGCGTGCCGTTGATCTCGCCCAGGCTCGCGCCCGGCGCCAGCAGGCCGGCGGCGGCGATCTCGGCCACGAAGGACGGAGTCAGCAGATCGCTATCGAATTGCTGCAGATCCCTCCGGTCACGCCACAGGCTGATCCACGTCAGCGTCCCGAAGCCGAATTTGTAGTGCGAGGTGAACTCGATGTCGTTCACCCTGTCGGTGTCGAGATTCTCGAAATTGGCGTGCCGTATGAACATCGGCTCGATATAGATGCCCTTCGGCGCCGAAGCGCTCGGGTCCACCCAATATTGCAGGTTCAGCGCCGGATATTTGTTGCTGGCGTGTTCCCCCATGAGGTTGGCGTCGAACGCGCCATTCTCGTATCGAAGCTGGGCGCGATAGGCATAGGTCGACTGGGAATCGACGTAATTGCCCAGTTCCGGATTGTAGAAGAAACCCTTCTGCTGATACATGATATTGGTGCTGAACCGCGCGGCCAGATGCTCGGTCAGCGGCTCGTTCACCACCCCTCCGAACTCGACGAACCCGTTGTTGCCGCCGGAGAAGGACATGTAGCCGGTCCGCTCCTGGGTGGGGCGCGCGGTGATGATGTTGATCGCGCCGCCCACCGCATCGCGGCCGTAAAGCGCGCCCTGCGTGCCGCGCAGCACCTCGATCTGGCTCACGTCGAACAGGTCGAAGCGGCTATAGGTGCGGCCGCCCTGCGCGCCGCCGCCGACGAACGCGCCGTCGCGATAGAGGCCGACGCCGCTGTCGGCGCTGGTCCCGCGACTGGTGCCCGAACCCCGGATCGAGATTTCGGAGGTGAGCGGCGTCGAGGTGTCGCCGAAGGCCACGCTGGGAACGGTGGTGACGAGATCCTTCACCCCCTGCAAGCCGCCGCGTCGCGCGATATCGCTCGCATCGACGACGCTGGCGGCGATCGGCACGTCGCGCAGGCGCTCGGCGCGCTTGCGCGCGGTGACGACGATGTCGCCGATCGCTCCTGCGCTGTCCGCTTGAGCCTGATCCGTCGCGCCGGCCGGCGCGGTATCCGCCTGCTGCTCGCCGGCGGAGGTCGTCTGGCCCCATGCCGGCATTGCGGCGATCAGCGCCAGGGTGGCGGTGGCGGCAAGATGCTCTCGCATACGGACATCCCTCCCAGGGCGCTCGTTTTGGTGTGGCCCGTCGCTGCATTCATCCGGCCACTACCACCCAATGTCAATAGGATTGTAAGACGATATAGGATGGTTCTGGCGATTTTCCTTGATAAATATCATCATCTGACCTAGATAATCGACATAATCGTTCGACAATTATCCGCTCCCGCCTTCCGCCATACGGGCGAGGAACGGACGTGGCACAACCGGCAATTCGAGGTGAGGATGGCTGCCCGATCGCCCGCCAGGATCCTGCTGTCGGCAATGCTCGCCATGCCGGGCATCACCGCCGTCGGCGCGGTGTCGCTCACGCCGGGTGCGATGGCCG from Sphingomonas sp. CL5.1 harbors:
- a CDS encoding serine hydrolase, producing MTRSIVAATIAAGLTVSAALAESPPPGLAAKLRQVVSRDGAPGVTALVLKNGRLLYRLDEGAIAPDARLAVASASKWMTASLVMTVVDEGKLKLDEPIGKLLPQFTGRAGQITLRELLSFTAGQGGLKPDMFDLRQDPRISLAEAAAQVAARPLVDEPGTTFRYGGPSMQVAGALVEQATGKSWATLFQERIAGPLGMTHTYWANPLNPELKPAAVHNPNLQAGVYTTAEDYAKFLTMLAAGGVYRGKRILSAEAVDRMETWQTRGRRMAYLPPGAGDIDKYALGNWCDAVESGSDRCWLVSSPGAFGTFPWIDRRSGLYGVFFLKYRLPEVVGDLRAARDMIIAADQETTR
- a CDS encoding TonB-dependent receptor, producing MREHLAATATLALIAAMPAWGQTTSAGEQQADTAPAGATDQAQADSAGAIGDIVVTARKRAERLRDVPIAASVVDASDIARRGGLQGVKDLVTTVPSVAFGDTSTPLTSEISIRGSGTSRGTSADSGVGLYRDGAFVGGGAQGGRTYSRFDLFDVSQIEVLRGTQGALYGRDAVGGAINIITARPTQERTGYMSFSGGNNGFVEFGGVVNEPLTEHLAARFSTNIMYQQKGFFYNPELGNYVDSQSTYAYRAQLRYENGAFDANLMGEHASNKYPALNLQYWVDPSASAPKGIYIEPMFIRHANFENLDTDRVNDIEFTSHYKFGFGTLTWISLWRDRRDLQQFDSDLLTPSFVAEIAAAGLLAPGASLGEINGTQQNRGHTRSFNQELYISGDFGGHWKWLAGAEYLHLDDDSNITATRTPTKASPSAGTVTISAQQLRSWAAYGSLEYDFQNGFDVTGQVRYTNDSKSFQTNQFDLTTATAVPGKLIDAHFNPTNISWDATASYKFSPEWMGYLKAGTGFRAGGFNSNLGVPQQPIPIPVSYGNENTLSYEVGAKGNLSRGLYVTLAAYYTDVTNLIIQVDNGCRPTNAVCPRAPTPFATDGGKARLYGVEAEATVRLALAGGMLAGTFGGSFQEGKITAGIYDGDAPPQLPHYLTSANLNYSHPVTPDTTAFVNLVYSGRFGGVQEIAQTPDLHDYQIFNARLGARQGPLELSAWANNLFNTTYITMEATSVRRWSQPRTYGLQLTFKW